The proteins below are encoded in one region of Candidatus Thermoplasmatota archaeon:
- the rnhB gene encoding ribonuclease HII has translation MTRICGVDEAGRGPVIGPMVVAGVLVEDDQALREMGVRDSKKLSPRRREELAGKILKVAECEIQVVPAEDIDETRKLMTINELEARVFASVVRKLRPELAYLDSADANCETFERLVRNELDFDLKIVSEHKADEAYPVVSAASVIAKERREEEMRRIREELGEETGSGYPADPITVEFMKKWISEKGDLPPYTRRSWETARRMLAESKVKKLDEFQ, from the coding sequence ATGACTAGAATCTGCGGGGTGGATGAAGCGGGTCGAGGTCCGGTGATCGGACCGATGGTCGTTGCTGGTGTCCTCGTGGAGGATGATCAGGCGCTCCGGGAGATGGGCGTGAGGGACTCCAAGAAGTTGTCCCCGAGAAGGCGTGAGGAGCTCGCCGGAAAGATTCTAAAGGTGGCGGAATGCGAGATCCAGGTCGTCCCCGCCGAGGACATCGATGAGACGCGGAAGCTGATGACGATCAATGAGCTCGAGGCGAGGGTATTCGCCTCCGTGGTCAGGAAGCTGAGGCCCGAACTCGCGTACTTGGACTCAGCTGACGCGAACTGCGAGACGTTCGAACGCCTCGTGAGGAATGAGTTGGATTTCGATCTCAAGATAGTCAGCGAGCACAAGGCGGATGAGGCCTACCCGGTCGTCAGCGCGGCGTCCGTGATTGCGAAGGAGAGGAGAGAGGAGGAGATGCGGAGGATCCGGGAGGAGCTGGGCGAGGAGACCGGGAGCGGCTATCCTGCGGACCCCATCACGGTCGAGTTCATGAAAAAGTGGATAAGCGAGAAAGGGGATTTGCCGCCATATACTCGGAGGAGCTGGGAGACCGCACGAAGAATGCTCGCCGAATCGAAGGTGAAGAAACTCGATGAATTCCAGTGA
- a CDS encoding ribosome assembly factor SBDS → MGKRDFQKEHTTDILKEMVIARLEKGGETFEILIDPDCVDEIRGNPEASVSEYIAIDKIFRDVKKGARASEEKMLEIFGTEDPEEVAGTIVRKGDIQVTTDQRRAMTEEKRKAIVNHISRNAVNPQTRTPHPPQRIENAMSEAGVHIDPFKSVDGQLKSILDALRPIIPISIEKVKVAVKLLAEDCPRCYGDIKAFGDIIQEEYQKDGSWIGVVEMPAGMQTEFLERVNQRTRGNVEMKILKDG, encoded by the coding sequence ATGGGAAAGAGGGATTTCCAGAAGGAGCATACCACCGATATCCTCAAAGAAATGGTTATCGCCCGATTGGAGAAGGGCGGGGAGACGTTCGAGATCCTCATCGACCCGGACTGCGTGGACGAGATCAGGGGCAACCCTGAGGCGAGCGTTTCCGAATACATCGCCATAGACAAGATCTTTCGGGATGTGAAAAAAGGAGCGAGGGCCTCCGAGGAGAAGATGTTGGAGATCTTCGGGACCGAGGACCCCGAGGAGGTCGCAGGCACGATTGTGCGAAAGGGCGATATCCAGGTCACGACGGACCAGCGGAGGGCCATGACCGAGGAGAAGAGAAAAGCGATTGTCAACCACATCTCGCGCAACGCTGTCAACCCCCAGACGAGAACGCCCCATCCGCCCCAGAGGATCGAGAACGCCATGTCAGAGGCAGGAGTGCACATCGACCCGTTCAAGAGCGTCGATGGTCAGCTGAAGAGCATCCTCGACGCTCTCCGGCCCATCATCCCGATCAGCATCGAAAAGGTCAAGGTCGCGGTGAAGCTTCTTGCCGAGGACTGCCCCCGGTGCTACGGCGACATCAAAGCCTTCGGTGACATCATTCAGGAGGAGTATCAGAAGGACGGGTCTTGGATTGGCGTTGTCGAGATGCCCGCGGGCATGCAGACGGAATTCCTTGAGCGGGTGAACCAGCGCACTCGCGGGAACGTCGAAATGAAGATACTCAAGGATGGGTAG
- a CDS encoding amidohydrolase family protein: protein MSILLRGGYVLTQNDEREILAGDVLVDDDRIAEVGKVTAEADREIDCSGSVIMPGLINNHNHVANTIMRGYADDVHLEQMLEKAFAVDDKITTRDMQVASLAGCVEMIRTGTTSFLDMFYWENEVARAVRQTGMRGFLGWVVLDREISTQKGDPLKNCAGFIRDLKGEELVRPLVAVHGVYTCSEETFLGARDLAEREDVPVHFHLSETRKEVYDHVEKYGLRPPEWLEKIGFLSERGIAAHCVWLTINEIRTLAKRGVSAVHCPVSNMKLASGGFAPLAEMFENGMTVSLGTDSPLSNNSLDMFEEMKFCSLMHKASRWDATVVPAQKALDMATIEGARALGMERSLGSIEVGKKADIIVVDMKKAKSTPLFRSRIPSHLVYSCNGGDVSHTIVNGRIVMEGSRPKNVDEDEVVRSLQEHADEIFGEGDD from the coding sequence ATGTCCATACTGCTGAGGGGCGGCTATGTTCTCACACAGAATGACGAGCGGGAGATACTCGCGGGCGACGTTCTCGTCGATGACGACAGGATAGCCGAGGTCGGGAAGGTCACCGCCGAGGCGGACCGCGAGATCGACTGCAGCGGCTCCGTGATCATGCCCGGGCTGATAAACAACCACAACCACGTGGCGAACACGATCATGAGGGGCTACGCGGACGACGTCCATCTCGAGCAGATGTTGGAGAAGGCCTTCGCGGTGGACGACAAGATCACGACCAGGGACATGCAGGTCGCCAGTCTGGCGGGTTGCGTGGAGATGATAAGGACAGGCACGACCTCCTTCCTGGACATGTTCTACTGGGAGAACGAGGTCGCCCGGGCGGTCCGGCAGACCGGGATGAGAGGCTTCCTCGGATGGGTGGTCCTAGACAGGGAGATCTCGACCCAGAAGGGAGACCCGCTCAAGAATTGCGCGGGCTTCATACGCGACCTCAAGGGCGAGGAGCTGGTCAGGCCTCTCGTGGCGGTTCACGGCGTGTACACGTGCTCTGAGGAGACGTTCCTCGGTGCCAGGGACCTCGCCGAGCGGGAGGACGTCCCCGTACACTTCCACCTCTCGGAGACGAGGAAGGAGGTCTACGACCACGTCGAGAAGTACGGTCTGCGCCCGCCGGAGTGGCTGGAGAAGATAGGTTTCCTCAGTGAAAGGGGCATCGCCGCGCACTGCGTCTGGCTCACGATAAACGAGATCAGGACGCTCGCGAAAAGAGGGGTCAGCGCGGTCCACTGTCCCGTGTCCAACATGAAGCTCGCATCGGGCGGGTTCGCCCCGCTCGCCGAGATGTTCGAGAACGGGATGACCGTCAGCCTCGGTACGGACAGCCCCCTGTCGAACAACAGCCTCGACATGTTCGAGGAGATGAAGTTCTGCTCGCTCATGCACAAGGCGTCCCGCTGGGATGCCACGGTCGTGCCCGCACAGAAGGCCCTTGACATGGCCACCATCGAGGGCGCCCGTGCCCTGGGGATGGAGCGGTCGCTCGGGTCGATCGAGGTCGGGAAGAAGGCCGACATCATAGTCGTGGACATGAAGAAGGCCAAGTCAACTCCGCTGTTCAGGTCGAGAATCCCGTCACATCTGGTCTACTCCTGCAACGGGGGCGACGTGTCCCACACGATCGTGAACGGGAGGATCGTCATGGAGGGCTCGCGACCGAAGAACGTCGACGAGGATGAGGTTGTCAGGAGTCTTCAGGAGCACGCGGACGAGATCTTCGGTGAGGGCGATGACTAG
- a CDS encoding exosome complex protein Rrp4, with translation MRGHGPPKREVVVPGDFLGTGLKPGPGTFSVGEKTYAFQLGIKKVRGDHVNIIPLSGRYMPRPGDTVIGEITDIAASYWLVDINAPYPAPLHASEVPWKVDFGDTSRFLNVEDVVLLKVLSVDEAKRVQVTMKERDLRRLRGGRIIDVSHAKVPRIIGRKGSMIGLIKKYTECRMFVGQNGRIWLDGSMDGMYLAVKAIRRIEEDAQVLGLTESIEIMLREGTAKKA, from the coding sequence TTGAGAGGACATGGGCCTCCGAAACGGGAGGTAGTTGTACCAGGAGATTTCTTGGGGACTGGGCTCAAGCCCGGCCCGGGCACGTTCAGCGTGGGAGAGAAGACATACGCTTTCCAGCTCGGAATAAAGAAGGTGAGAGGGGACCACGTCAACATAATCCCACTGAGCGGGAGGTACATGCCGCGACCAGGCGATACCGTCATCGGTGAGATCACCGACATTGCGGCTTCATACTGGCTGGTGGACATAAACGCCCCTTACCCAGCCCCGCTTCACGCCTCGGAAGTGCCGTGGAAGGTCGATTTCGGGGACACTTCCCGCTTCCTCAATGTCGAGGACGTCGTTCTGCTCAAAGTCCTCTCCGTCGACGAGGCGAAGCGGGTCCAGGTGACGATGAAGGAACGGGATCTAAGAAGGCTCAGGGGCGGGCGGATAATCGACGTCTCACACGCCAAGGTCCCGAGGATCATTGGAAGAAAAGGAAGCATGATCGGCTTGATCAAGAAGTATACGGAGTGTAGAATGTTTGTCGGTCAGAATGGAAGAATATGGTTGGATGGATCTATGGATGGAATGTATCTCGCCGTGAAGGCGATTAGGAGAATAGAAGAAGACGCACAGGTACTTGGTCTCACGGAGTCGATTGAAATTATGCTCCGTGAAGGAACCGCCAAGAAGGCCTAG
- the psmA gene encoding archaeal proteasome endopeptidase complex subunit alpha: MQPGQMAYDRAITVFSPDGRLFQVEYARVAVTRGTTTAGLKFKDGIVLMADKKIASKLMEPSSVEKIFQIDEHVGCATSGLVADARALVDFARIVAQINKVTYDERISIDLLVKKICDYKQNYTQYGGVRPFGTALLVAGVDTQGNHLFETDPSGALVSYKAGSIGSGRNTVMELFEEKFEEDMLMDAAIILGLEGLSKSTEEKLNNQAVEIGIVKKGEKFKRLTDDEVGVYLEKIPNAS, from the coding sequence ATGCAACCAGGACAGATGGCTTATGATCGGGCAATCACGGTCTTCTCTCCCGATGGGAGATTGTTTCAGGTAGAGTATGCAAGGGTGGCAGTCACTCGTGGAACGACGACCGCAGGGCTCAAGTTCAAGGACGGAATCGTGCTGATGGCAGACAAGAAGATCGCGAGCAAGCTGATGGAGCCCTCATCCGTTGAGAAGATCTTCCAGATAGACGAGCACGTGGGCTGTGCCACCTCGGGCCTCGTCGCCGATGCGAGGGCTCTAGTCGACTTCGCGAGGATTGTGGCCCAGATAAACAAGGTGACCTATGACGAGAGGATCTCGATCGACCTTCTTGTCAAGAAGATATGCGACTACAAGCAGAACTACACTCAGTACGGAGGCGTCAGGCCGTTCGGTACGGCGCTTCTCGTGGCGGGAGTGGACACTCAGGGGAATCATCTCTTCGAGACGGACCCCAGCGGCGCACTTGTCTCCTATAAGGCCGGTAGCATAGGCTCTGGCCGTAACACCGTCATGGAGCTCTTCGAGGAGAAGTTCGAAGAGGACATGCTCATGGACGCGGCCATCATTCTCGGATTGGAAGGGCTCTCGAAGTCAACCGAAGAGAAGCTCAACAATCAGGCCGTTGAGATAGGCATCGTCAAGAAAGGCGAGAAGTTCAAGAGACTCACAGATGACGAGGTCGGCGTCTACCTCGAGAAGATTCCAAACGCATCCTAG
- a CDS encoding exosome complex protein Rrp42, translated as MKDAVSELLRDHIYKMAASGKRVDGRAPEEYREIKVRKGYAGNAEGSARVNLGKTEVLVGVKMILGEPYPDRPKDGSIVTTMELIPMASPTFEAGPPREKAIELARVVDRGIRESKAIDLGKLCIIEGEKVWIVFIDVHVLDYGGNLFDASSFGALAALTNAVVPASKINGEDYPLEVEHYPISITATKIRDVIVFDASLDEDRVADARLTIATDENGHIRAMQKGLKGSFTLDEVDHVVKTARRLADEIRPKVVG; from the coding sequence ATGAAAGACGCAGTCTCAGAGCTCCTCAGGGATCACATCTACAAGATGGCCGCCAGCGGCAAGAGAGTCGACGGAAGGGCACCCGAGGAGTACAGAGAGATCAAGGTTCGGAAGGGCTACGCTGGGAACGCGGAAGGCTCTGCCCGCGTCAATCTGGGCAAGACAGAAGTGCTCGTGGGCGTGAAGATGATCCTTGGTGAGCCCTACCCTGACAGGCCCAAGGATGGCTCCATCGTGACAACCATGGAGCTCATACCGATGGCAAGCCCCACGTTCGAGGCGGGCCCCCCGAGAGAGAAGGCGATCGAACTCGCTCGGGTCGTCGACCGAGGGATACGGGAGTCCAAGGCGATCGATCTGGGCAAGCTTTGCATAATCGAGGGTGAGAAGGTCTGGATCGTATTCATCGACGTCCACGTACTGGACTACGGCGGCAACCTATTCGATGCCAGCTCATTCGGAGCTCTGGCGGCGCTCACGAACGCTGTCGTTCCAGCGTCCAAGATCAACGGGGAGGACTACCCGCTCGAGGTCGAGCACTATCCGATATCGATCACCGCCACCAAGATCCGGGACGTGATCGTCTTTGACGCGTCCCTGGACGAGGACAGGGTCGCGGATGCGCGCTTGACGATCGCCACGGATGAGAATGGCCATATCAGAGCCATGCAAAAAGGTTTAAAGGGCAGTTTCACTTTGGATGAAGTCGACCACGTGGTCAAGACAGCGAGAAGACTGGCAGATGAGATCAGGCCCAAAGTTGTGGGATGA
- a CDS encoding prefoldin subunit beta — translation MAQEISPELQNQMVQFQQIQQQLQIHAAQRVQYEAKLREIDVTLEELKNAKEGATIFKSIGTLLVEADDRGAIAKELEEHKETLGIRLEGLKKQEKSLQDRFQELQKTISEAITRSG, via the coding sequence ATGGCACAAGAGATATCACCCGAGCTGCAGAACCAGATGGTCCAGTTCCAGCAGATTCAGCAGCAACTGCAGATCCATGCCGCTCAGAGGGTCCAGTACGAGGCGAAGCTTCGCGAGATCGACGTCACCCTCGAGGAGCTGAAGAACGCCAAGGAGGGCGCGACGATCTTCAAGAGCATCGGCACGCTCCTGGTGGAGGCCGACGACAGAGGGGCCATCGCGAAGGAGCTGGAGGAGCACAAGGAGACCCTCGGCATCCGGCTGGAGGGGCTGAAGAAGCAGGAGAAGTCCCTGCAGGACAGGTTCCAGGAGCTCCAGAAGACGATAAGCGAGGCCATCACGCGTTCCGGGTAG
- a CDS encoding 50S ribosomal protein L37ae: MARKTKKTGISGRFGARYGVTIRKRIRDVEREKVKKHLCPSCNHKAVKRVDTGIWRCRRCGTTFAGGAYRPMGSRNFRRTTQKPVFGEPDEEAEEE; the protein is encoded by the coding sequence ATGGCGCGAAAGACGAAGAAGACCGGCATCTCGGGAAGGTTCGGAGCCCGCTACGGAGTCACGATAAGGAAGAGGATACGGGACGTCGAGCGGGAGAAGGTGAAGAAGCACCTGTGCCCGAGCTGCAACCACAAGGCCGTCAAGCGGGTCGATACTGGCATCTGGCGGTGCCGGAGGTGCGGTACGACGTTCGCTGGCGGTGCTTACAGGCCCATGGGGTCCCGCAACTTCCGAAGGACCACGCAGAAGCCAGTATTCGGGGAGCCTGATGAGGAAGCAGAAGAGGAGTGA
- a CDS encoding cytidylate kinase family protein has translation MIVTIGGRPGSGKTTVARKVAEKLGFELVCAGEIFRSQARKVGVDLEEYGRRALEDDSIDKTLDSLVLDRIRATSSQGMNVVADGRLTGQMLSREGVQAFKVWIDADIGVRSQRIAGRDRVGADVALRRIEKREEVERKRYSSIYGIDLDDLSAYDLVIDSSDLTPGEVLEQIVDGLKECAGI, from the coding sequence ATGATCGTAACTATCGGCGGCAGACCGGGGAGCGGCAAGACGACAGTTGCACGGAAGGTCGCCGAGAAGCTGGGTTTTGAGCTGGTTTGCGCCGGTGAAATCTTCCGAAGCCAGGCAAGGAAGGTGGGCGTGGACCTCGAGGAGTACGGCAGGCGGGCGCTCGAGGACGACAGCATCGACAAGACGCTCGACTCGCTGGTCCTTGACAGGATCCGGGCGACATCCTCTCAGGGGATGAACGTCGTCGCGGACGGTCGACTTACAGGTCAGATGCTCTCACGAGAAGGCGTCCAGGCGTTCAAGGTCTGGATCGATGCCGACATCGGTGTCAGGTCCCAACGGATTGCGGGGCGGGACCGCGTCGGCGCGGACGTGGCCCTGCGCCGCATTGAGAAGCGGGAAGAGGTTGAGAGGAAGCGGTACTCCTCGATCTACGGTATCGACCTCGACGACCTTTCGGCGTACGATCTCGTGATAGACTCTTCCGACCTGACGCCGGGGGAGGTCTTGGAGCAAATCGTGGACGGTCTGAAGGAATGTGCGGGAATATGA
- a CDS encoding DNA-directed RNA polymerase subunit P codes for MYKCARCKEPIRSNVSTIGIQCEKCGSRIFYKERPNVKKVIKAR; via the coding sequence ATGTACAAGTGCGCTCGATGCAAGGAACCCATCCGCTCGAACGTGAGCACGATCGGGATCCAGTGTGAGAAGTGCGGGTCCAGGATCTTCTACAAGGAGAGACCGAACGTCAAGAAGGTCATAAAGGCGAGATAG
- the ftsZ gene encoding cell division protein FtsZ, with protein sequence MKSIVDTALSRHEDEKKREEELPEEIVAPVPAGDDKELEEIVKSLHVSIKILGCGGGGSNTINRLNEAGIVGAQLMALNTDAKHLLSIHAPKKLLIGKRLTKGLGAGAIPEVGEQAAAENEEELRQFLKGAHICFITAGMGGGTGTGSAHYVARLARAQGCLTLGIVTMPFQAEGKQRLEVARRGLDRLRTHCDTTIVIYNDRLLDLVPRLPIDAAFKVADEVLMESIKGMTEIITKPGLVNLDYSDLMTIMKNGGVAMIGIGENDEDRDRVALAVGEALESPLLGEVDLSHARGALVRIIGSPDMTVSEAESAARIIGEKVNPNAQIIWGCSVDPSLQKTVRVLIVITGVKSEQILSREGPQAVEEHDIDVVQ encoded by the coding sequence ATGAAGTCGATTGTAGATACTGCTTTGTCTAGACACGAAGACGAAAAGAAGCGCGAGGAAGAATTGCCGGAGGAGATCGTAGCACCGGTCCCTGCGGGAGATGACAAAGAGCTTGAAGAGATAGTGAAGTCCCTTCATGTAAGCATCAAGATCCTTGGTTGCGGTGGTGGAGGGTCCAATACCATCAACAGGCTCAACGAGGCCGGTATTGTCGGAGCTCAGCTGATGGCTCTGAACACGGACGCGAAACATCTTCTCTCGATTCACGCGCCGAAGAAGCTGCTCATAGGAAAGAGACTGACCAAAGGCCTTGGCGCTGGCGCCATCCCAGAGGTCGGTGAGCAAGCCGCGGCAGAGAACGAGGAAGAGCTACGTCAGTTCCTGAAAGGAGCACACATATGCTTCATCACTGCAGGAATGGGCGGAGGCACAGGAACCGGATCAGCGCACTATGTGGCAAGACTCGCGAGGGCTCAGGGCTGCTTGACGCTGGGCATAGTGACGATGCCCTTCCAGGCCGAGGGGAAGCAGAGATTGGAAGTGGCCAGGAGAGGTCTCGACAGGCTCAGAACGCACTGCGATACGACCATCGTGATATACAACGACAGGCTACTTGACCTGGTTCCGAGGTTGCCCATCGATGCGGCATTCAAGGTCGCCGATGAGGTCCTCATGGAGTCCATCAAGGGGATGACGGAGATAATCACGAAACCCGGGCTCGTCAATCTGGATTACAGCGACCTGATGACCATCATGAAGAACGGCGGCGTGGCGATGATCGGAATCGGCGAGAACGATGAGGATCGGGACAGGGTGGCGCTCGCGGTGGGCGAAGCTCTTGAGTCTCCACTTCTTGGCGAGGTCGATCTTTCGCATGCGAGGGGCGCCCTTGTGCGGATCATCGGTAGCCCAGACATGACCGTGTCCGAGGCAGAGAGTGCCGCGAGGATAATCGGTGAAAAGGTCAACCCGAATGCCCAGATAATCTGGGGATGCTCCGTCGATCCGTCGCTGCAGAAGACGGTCAGAGTGCTGATAGTCATCACGGGCGTGAAGTCCGAACAGATCCTGAGCAGGGAAGGTCCCCAGGCCGTCGAGGAGCACGACATAGACGTGGTCCAGTAG
- a CDS encoding RNA-guided pseudouridylation complex pseudouridine synthase subunit Cbf5: MSEEDPAEEVERLLGSGVINVDKPQGPTSHQVSAWTRKMLDAERAGHGGTLDPRVTGVLPIALNRATKALGALLYGDKEYVGVLHLHQDVKEERVRDVMKDFVGEIYQVPPVRAAVKRRRRTRRIYELEPLEFQGRNALFRVRSESGTYIRTLCVDIGEALGVGAHMADLRRTRSAGFSEDESVTLQDVLDAYVFWKEDRDSSHLREVILPMESLLSHLARVTVKDSAVDALCHGADLAVPGVSRLDTTFVSGDIVAMFTRKGEGIAIGEARLKSSKIVEKDRGVAINVQRVFMSPGTYPKMWKS, translated from the coding sequence ATGAGCGAAGAGGACCCCGCCGAGGAAGTGGAGCGGCTCTTGGGTTCCGGGGTTATCAATGTGGACAAGCCGCAGGGACCGACGTCGCATCAGGTGTCCGCATGGACCAGGAAGATGCTGGACGCTGAGCGGGCGGGACACGGCGGGACGCTCGACCCCCGCGTGACCGGGGTCCTGCCGATCGCACTCAACCGCGCGACAAAGGCCCTAGGCGCGTTGCTGTACGGCGACAAGGAGTACGTTGGCGTCCTTCACCTCCATCAGGATGTCAAGGAGGAGAGGGTCAGAGACGTCATGAAGGATTTCGTGGGTGAGATATACCAGGTTCCGCCGGTTCGGGCGGCCGTGAAGAGGAGGAGGCGGACAAGGCGGATATACGAGCTCGAGCCGCTCGAGTTCCAGGGAAGGAATGCTCTCTTCAGGGTCCGGAGCGAGTCGGGGACCTACATCCGCACGCTCTGCGTGGACATCGGCGAAGCCCTCGGCGTGGGGGCCCACATGGCCGACCTGAGAAGGACGAGGTCCGCGGGATTCTCCGAGGATGAGAGCGTCACGCTGCAGGACGTTCTCGATGCTTACGTATTCTGGAAGGAGGATCGAGATTCCTCGCATCTGAGAGAAGTGATACTTCCCATGGAGAGCCTTCTCTCGCATCTCGCACGCGTTACTGTCAAGGACTCGGCGGTGGACGCACTGTGCCACGGGGCGGACCTTGCTGTCCCGGGGGTCTCGAGACTGGACACAACATTCGTGTCCGGGGATATCGTTGCGATGTTCACGCGGAAAGGAGAAGGCATCGCGATCGGGGAGGCAAGGTTGAAATCGAGCAAGATAGTCGAGAAGGACCGCGGAGTCGCCATCAACGTGCAGCGGGTCTTCATGTCGCCGGGGACGTATCCGAAGATGTGGAAGAGCTGA
- a CDS encoding SCP2 sterol-binding domain-containing protein, with protein MVKMLLMDAIRKFNEKAEIDEKLKKELKGITRKIQVDVTDGEGYNFVLEDTRVSDLREGEIESPDIVIAASTETFTALLTKEMGPMKAIATRKLKMKASLEDMFRLRKFF; from the coding sequence ATGGTGAAGATGCTTCTCATGGATGCGATCAGGAAGTTCAACGAGAAGGCAGAGATCGATGAGAAACTCAAGAAGGAGCTCAAAGGGATAACGAGGAAGATTCAGGTCGACGTGACCGACGGCGAGGGCTACAACTTCGTCCTCGAGGACACGCGCGTCTCGGATCTTCGTGAAGGCGAGATCGAGTCTCCCGACATCGTGATCGCGGCGAGCACCGAGACGTTCACGGCGCTTCTGACAAAGGAGATGGGTCCGATGAAGGCCATCGCCACGAGGAAGCTGAAGATGAAAGCGTCCTTGGAGGATATGTTCAGGTTGCGGAAGTTCTTCTAG
- a CDS encoding EMC3/TMCO1 family protein: MADDQCSGGSSIKRSLLIMVVILLIMIMLQPSLRMAFGDMVGLVLEPLIGFNGQLAVVSMMFAGFITGTISILIRHFTTDWIAVAKSQKAMSEFNKVYRATVMSGNRDKVEKLQKVRQETMAEFSGIQMAQLKTLAVTMFAVIIIFAWLMSFISSGVVSSKFSVPWSHDADMRAVVIFIPQWVLLYAVLSSPLTLLLPRILKYYSYKKKLEAEEYEDEGWEDESAVD, encoded by the coding sequence ATGGCTGACGATCAATGTTCCGGTGGAAGCAGCATAAAGAGGTCATTGCTGATCATGGTCGTGATACTCCTCATCATGATCATGCTCCAGCCCAGTCTGAGGATGGCCTTCGGGGACATGGTGGGGCTGGTTCTCGAGCCGCTCATCGGATTCAACGGGCAGTTGGCCGTCGTGTCGATGATGTTCGCCGGATTCATAACAGGAACGATATCCATACTGATCAGGCATTTCACGACGGACTGGATCGCGGTGGCGAAGTCCCAGAAGGCCATGAGCGAGTTCAACAAGGTGTATCGGGCGACGGTGATGTCCGGCAACCGCGATAAGGTCGAGAAGCTCCAAAAGGTCCGCCAGGAGACCATGGCGGAGTTCAGCGGCATACAGATGGCTCAGCTCAAGACGCTCGCCGTCACGATGTTCGCTGTCATAATCATCTTCGCGTGGCTCATGAGTTTCATCAGCTCAGGAGTCGTCAGCTCGAAGTTCTCGGTCCCGTGGAGCCACGATGCGGACATGAGGGCCGTGGTGATATTCATACCGCAATGGGTCCTCCTCTACGCCGTGTTGTCCTCTCCTCTCACGCTCCTCCTGCCGAGGATTTTGAAGTACTACTCCTACAAGAAGAAGCTCGAGGCCGAGGAGTATGAGGACGAGGGGTGGGAGGACGAATCAGCGGTGGATTGA
- a CDS encoding exosome complex exonuclease Rrp41, with amino-acid sequence MEEGKMVNEKGIRVDGRRVDELRPIKLEAGVLNRADGSAYIEWGENKVLAAVYGPREAHPRHRQDPARALVQCRYNMAPFSVSDRKRPGPDRRSVEISKVISEAFSHVVLREQFPRATVDVFMEVLQANAGTRCTALTVAAVALADAGIPMRDIISSCAFGKADGQVILDLNKEEDNDGEADVPIAIVPRTNEVVLLQMDGHITKEEFDSGLKMAVDACHRINEMQRDALRRRYSVTTDTREAVKAISEGV; translated from the coding sequence ATGGAAGAAGGTAAAATGGTGAATGAAAAGGGTATCAGGGTCGACGGAAGAAGAGTCGACGAGCTTAGGCCCATCAAGCTGGAGGCTGGAGTCCTCAACCGCGCTGATGGGAGTGCATATATCGAGTGGGGGGAGAACAAGGTTCTTGCTGCTGTTTACGGGCCGAGAGAGGCCCATCCCAGGCACCGACAGGACCCCGCAAGGGCGCTTGTCCAGTGCAGGTACAACATGGCCCCGTTCTCTGTCTCCGACAGGAAGAGGCCCGGACCGGACCGAAGATCGGTCGAGATATCGAAGGTGATCTCCGAGGCCTTTTCTCATGTGGTTCTCAGAGAGCAGTTCCCCAGAGCGACCGTCGATGTCTTCATGGAGGTCCTGCAGGCGAACGCCGGCACTCGATGCACGGCGCTCACCGTTGCCGCGGTGGCCCTGGCCGACGCTGGGATACCCATGAGGGACATCATCTCGTCTTGCGCATTCGGCAAGGCGGATGGACAGGTGATCCTGGACCTGAACAAGGAAGAGGACAATGATGGCGAGGCGGACGTGCCGATTGCGATCGTCCCGCGAACGAACGAGGTCGTCCTGCTGCAGATGGACGGGCACATCACGAAGGAGGAGTTCGACAGTGGTCTGAAGATGGCCGTCGACGCATGCCACAGGATCAATGAAATGCAGAGGGACGCCCTAAGGAGAAGGTACTCCGTCACGACCGACACGCGCGAGGCCGTCAAGGCGATCTCGGAGGGGGTGTGA